A region from the Nostoc sp. HK-01 genome encodes:
- a CDS encoding 2-isopropylmalate synthase/homocitrate synthase family protein, which produces MTTNSSPQIWLYDTTLRDGTQCEGLSVSIEDKLRIAKRLDQLGIPFIEGGWPGANPKDVQFFWQLQEDPLKQSEIVAFCSTRRPHTVAAAEPMLQAILTAGSRWVTIFGKSWDLHVTESLKTTLEENLAMIRDTIEYFRSHGRRVIYDAEHWFDGYKHNRDYALQTLEAAIAAGAEWLVLCDTNGGTLPHEVSESVQTVICQKLMTKDGGQKTIPQIGIHTHNDCDMAVANALAAVMAGATMVQGTINGYGERCGNANLCSLIPNLQLKMGYSCIGEHQLTQLTEASRFVSEVVNLAPDEHAPFVGRSAFAHKGGVHVSAVERNPLTYEHIQPKQVGNRRRIVISEQSGLSNVLAKARTFGIELDKQTPEARQILQRLKQLESQGYQFEAAEASFALLMYEALGARQEFFEVKGFQVHCDLVEGKETSSALATVKVAVNGQNILEAAEGNGPVAALDTALRKALVNFYPQLASFELTDYKVRILDGHAGTAAKTRALVESGNGHQRWTTIGVSTNILAASYQAVVEGLEYGLLLHSQAEAALKV; this is translated from the coding sequence ATGACCACAAATTCTTCTCCTCAAATTTGGCTTTATGACACCACGCTACGGGATGGCACTCAATGCGAAGGGCTATCGGTGTCTATTGAAGACAAGCTACGCATTGCCAAGAGACTCGACCAATTAGGAATTCCCTTTATTGAAGGCGGTTGGCCTGGTGCCAATCCGAAGGATGTTCAATTTTTCTGGCAACTTCAAGAAGATCCGCTTAAACAATCAGAAATTGTGGCATTTTGTTCTACGCGTCGTCCTCATACTGTGGCTGCGGCTGAACCAATGTTGCAAGCAATTTTAACTGCGGGTTCTCGCTGGGTGACAATTTTTGGCAAATCTTGGGATTTACACGTTACCGAAAGTCTCAAGACAACTTTAGAAGAAAATTTAGCTATGATCCGCGATACTATTGAGTATTTTCGCTCACATGGGCGACGCGTGATTTACGATGCCGAACATTGGTTTGATGGCTACAAACACAACAGAGATTATGCTTTACAGACATTAGAGGCTGCGATCGCCGCAGGTGCTGAATGGTTAGTTTTATGTGATACAAATGGCGGAACATTGCCTCACGAAGTTAGCGAAAGTGTGCAAACAGTCATTTGTCAAAAACTAATGACAAAGGACGGAGGACAAAAGACAATTCCGCAAATTGGCATTCATACTCATAATGATTGTGATATGGCAGTGGCAAATGCCCTAGCCGCTGTCATGGCTGGGGCAACAATGGTACAAGGAACAATAAATGGATATGGTGAACGCTGCGGCAATGCCAACCTTTGTTCTTTAATCCCCAACTTACAACTAAAGATGGGTTATAGCTGTATCGGAGAACACCAGCTTACTCAACTAACAGAAGCGAGTCGCTTTGTTAGTGAAGTAGTAAATCTTGCCCCAGATGAACACGCACCTTTTGTCGGACGTTCGGCTTTTGCTCACAAAGGCGGGGTACATGTCTCCGCAGTTGAACGTAATCCCCTGACTTATGAACACATTCAGCCAAAACAAGTCGGGAATCGACGACGGATAGTCATTTCCGAACAATCTGGACTAAGTAATGTATTAGCCAAAGCCCGCACTTTTGGGATTGAATTAGATAAGCAAACACCAGAAGCACGGCAAATTCTCCAACGCCTCAAACAATTAGAAAGTCAAGGCTATCAATTTGAAGCCGCAGAAGCTAGTTTTGCGCTGTTGATGTATGAAGCTTTAGGCGCTCGACAAGAATTTTTTGAAGTCAAAGGCTTTCAAGTACACTGTGACCTAGTAGAAGGGAAAGAAACCAGCAGTGCTTTAGCCACAGTGAAAGTTGCAGTCAACGGTCAGAATATTTTAGAAGCGGCAGAAGGTAACGGCCCAGTTGCAGCTTTAGATACAGCCTTACGCAAAGCTTTAGTCAACTTTTATCCCCAACTAGCCAGCTTTGAGTTGACAGACTATAAAGTACGGATTCTCGACGGACACGCTGGAACAGCAGCCAAAACCAGAGCCTTAGTAGAGTCAGGAAACGGTCATCAACGCTGGACGACTATCGGCGTTTCAACCAATATTTTGGCAGCTTCCTATCAAGCAGTGGTTGAGGGTTTGGAATATGGTTTGTTATTGCATTCCCAAGCAGAAGCAGCATTAAAGGTTTAA